Proteins from one Pseudobdellovibrionaceae bacterium genomic window:
- a CDS encoding methylcrotonoyl-CoA carboxylase, which yields MTPLRTQIETQSETYRQNYEQMQAHLKEWRRRVELVKQGGGADAVAKHKSRGKLTARERIEGLLDPGTAFLEFSTLAAWDMYDNQAPGAGVITGIGVVSGVECVIVSNDATVKGGTYYPMTAKKHLRAQEIALENGLPCIYLVDSGGAYLPLQSEVFPDRDHFGRIFYNQARMSARNIPQIAVVMGSCTAGGAYVPAMADENVIVKDNGTIFLGGPPLVKAATGEEVSAQDLGGAHVHCEVSGVTDHFAENDEHAIAITKSIVANLNHKRVVNLAQKSIEEPLYPAEEIYGIISKDTKTPYDVREVIARLVDGSNFHEFKASYGSSLVCGFAHIWGYPVGIVANNGVLFSESAVKGAHFVELCDQREIPLLFLQNITGFMVGQKYENEGIAKHGAKMVMAVSNARVPKFTVVIGGSHGAGNYGMCGRAYQPRMMWMWPNSKISVMGGEQAANVLLTIKMDQMAAKKQQMSPADQAEFKRPILEKYDEESSAYFASARIWDDGIIDPADTRRVIALGIAASLNSKWDEKNQGVFRM from the coding sequence ATGACACCGCTTCGAACACAAATTGAGACCCAGAGCGAAACCTACCGGCAGAACTATGAACAGATGCAAGCGCATCTGAAAGAGTGGCGCCGTCGCGTGGAGCTCGTGAAGCAAGGTGGCGGCGCCGACGCCGTCGCGAAACACAAATCGCGCGGTAAACTCACGGCGCGCGAGCGTATCGAGGGCCTGCTCGATCCCGGCACCGCATTCTTGGAGTTTTCGACGCTCGCGGCGTGGGACATGTACGACAACCAAGCGCCCGGCGCGGGCGTCATCACCGGTATCGGCGTCGTTTCGGGCGTGGAGTGCGTGATCGTTTCGAACGACGCGACGGTGAAGGGCGGGACCTACTACCCCATGACCGCGAAGAAACATTTGCGCGCGCAGGAGATCGCCCTCGAAAACGGTCTGCCTTGCATTTACCTGGTGGACTCGGGCGGGGCGTACCTTCCGCTGCAATCGGAAGTCTTCCCGGATCGTGATCACTTCGGTCGCATCTTCTACAACCAGGCCCGGATGTCGGCGCGGAACATTCCGCAGATCGCGGTCGTCATGGGCTCGTGCACGGCGGGCGGCGCCTACGTTCCCGCCATGGCCGACGAGAACGTCATCGTCAAAGACAACGGCACCATCTTCTTGGGCGGACCGCCCCTCGTGAAGGCCGCTACGGGCGAGGAAGTCAGCGCGCAGGATCTGGGCGGCGCCCACGTTCACTGCGAAGTCAGCGGCGTGACCGATCACTTCGCCGAAAACGATGAGCACGCGATCGCGATCACGAAGTCCATCGTGGCGAACCTCAACCATAAACGGGTCGTGAACCTCGCGCAGAAATCCATCGAAGAGCCCCTGTATCCCGCCGAAGAGATCTACGGGATCATCTCGAAAGACACGAAAACTCCCTATGACGTGCGCGAGGTGATCGCGCGTCTGGTGGACGGCTCGAACTTCCACGAGTTCAAAGCGTCCTACGGTTCGTCGTTGGTTTGCGGATTCGCGCACATCTGGGGTTATCCCGTGGGGATCGTCGCGAACAACGGCGTCCTGTTCAGTGAAAGCGCCGTGAAGGGCGCACACTTCGTCGAGCTGTGCGATCAGCGCGAGATCCCGCTTTTGTTCTTGCAGAACATCACCGGCTTCATGGTCGGGCAGAAATACGAAAACGAAGGCATCGCGAAACACGGCGCGAAGATGGTCATGGCCGTCTCGAACGCGCGCGTACCGAAGTTCACCGTCGTCATCGGCGGCTCGCACGGCGCGGGCAACTACGGCATGTGCGGTCGCGCTTACCAGCCCCGCATGATGTGGATGTGGCCGAACTCCAAGATCTCGGTCATGGGTGGCGAGCAGGCGGCGAACGTTCTGCTGACCATCAAGATGGATCAGATGGCGGCCAAGAAACAGCAGATGTCGCCCGCCGATCAGGCCGAGTTCAAACGTCCCATCCTGGAAAAGTACGACGAAGAGAGCTCGGCTTATTTCGCCAGCGCACGGATCTGGGATGACGGGATCATCGACCCTGCGGACACGCGTCGCGTGATCGCCCTGGGGATCGCGGCCAGCTTGAATTCCAAATGGGACGAGAAAAACCAAGGCGTCTTCCGGATGTGA